The DNA sequence GGCGCAGACAAGCGGTGTACCGCCTCAACAAACGCGCCGGCGTGCTCTGGCGGCACATCCTGATGGATACCATGGCCAAGGTTAAACACGTGGCCATCGCCTGCGCCGAAACCGGCCAGAATGCTCGCCACCTCCTGTTCAATACGCGCCGCTGGCGCATAGAGCATGGAGGGGTCCATGTTGCCCTGCAAGGCAACCCGGTGGCCGACGCGACGGCGAGCCTCGGCGATATCGGTCGTCCAGTCGAGGCCAAGCGCATCGCAGCCGGTATCGGCCATCGCTTCCAGCCACTGGCCGCCGCCTTTGGTAAACAGCGTCACCGGCACCCGCCGCCCTTCGTGTTCACGTTGCAGGCCATCGACAATTTTGTGCATGTAATGCAGCGAAAACTCGCGGTACGCCGCGCCGCTCAGTGCGCCACCCCAGGTGTCAAAAATCATCACCGCCTGTGCGCCTGAGCGAATTTGGGCATTCAGGTAGAGCGTGACGCTATCAGCCAGTTTATCGAGTAACAGATGCAGGGTTTGCGGTTCGGCAAACATCATTTTTTTGATAACGGTGAACGCTTTACTGCTGCCGCCTTCAACCATATAGGTCGCCAGCGTCCACGGGCTGCCGGAAAAACCGATCAGCGGCACCGCACCGGCCAGATTGCGGCGAATGGTGCGCACCGCATTCATCACGTAACCCAGCTCCTGCTCCGGGTCAGGCACCGGCAGTTTTTCCACATCGGCACGGCATGTCACCGGCGAGGTAAAGCGCGGGCCCTCACCGGCTTCGAAGTAGAGCCCAAGCCCCATCGCATCCGGCACCGTGAGAATGTCGGAAAACAGGATGGCGGCATCAAGCGCATAGCGTCGCAGCGGCTGTAACGTGACTTCACACGCCAATTCCGCATTTTTACACAGCGACATAAAATCGCCCGCCTGCGCTCGGGTCGCCCGATATTCCGGCAGATAACGCCCGGCTTGCCTCATCATCCATACGGGCGTCACATCCACCGGCTGGCGTAATAATGCTCGCAGATAGCGATCATTTTTTAGATCAGTCATGATTTTTTCCTTTATTACGCCTTTCTCAGGCATGATTGCCGCAGGCTCTTGCTCACTGCGCCATGTCGCGGCACAGCACGACGGTGTCTTCAATTAAACGGCGCGCAACCGTACCCGGCGGCGGCAGCTCCGGTAAATCATCGTAGCGAAACCAGCCCGCCGCGCGCAGTTCAGAAGGGTCATGTTTCAGCTCGCCGCCGTCATAGTCCGCCATGAAAGCGGTCATCAGCGAATGGGGAAACGGCCAGGGCTGTGAGCAGACATAGCGCAGGTTCTTGATGCGAATCTGGCTCTCTTCCATCACCTCGCGCATCGCCGCCTGTTCCAGCGTTTCGCCGACTTCAACAAACCCGGCCAGCACGGTATACATATTGCCTTTATGACGCAAATGCTGCGCCAGCAAGATTTTATCGTGATGGCGGATGGCGACAATCACGCAAGGCGCAATCTGTGGGTAGTAGCGCTCTTTACACTGCGGGCACAAGCAGGCCAACTCCTTGGTACTTGCGGTCATCGTATGGCCGCAGTAGCCGCAAAACCGATGTGAGCGATAAAACTCGGCCAGTTGTACCGCGCGCCCGGCTAATTGAAACAGACCGGCATCCTGGCTGAGTAACTGGCGCACCGACCCCATCTCCCGCGCCCGCTCTTGCAGTACCAGCCACACCGGTTCACCCTGCCACTCGCCAACCTGACGCGCCGTACACTGCTGTAACTGCCACTGCGCTGCCGTGCCCTGCGGCAACTCGCCTTGCGGCAGCCATATCTGATGCTGGTGATACACTACCCACCAGCCCTGTTCATCACCTTTCAGCGCTACGTCCATCTTTCTTTATCACTCCCGCTGATGACCCGGTTTCACGTTTGATCCGGTTTCGCTCTCAATGCGTTTTACTCTCAACCCATTTGATTATCAAAACAACCGGGCTGAATTGCCGTGTGCCGCCATTATCCGGCGAGGTGAAAACCTTGGCAATGCGCTCACGCGCGGATATCCCGCCGCCTCACCATTGACGGTGCCGTGTATTGACGGCGCACCGTGACACGGCATAGAGTGTCACTGTTTTTGATGGCCCCATCCGGGGCAAATCTTGTCGGAGTGCCTAGCGCGCCTTGTGGCGAGCAGGCTGAGACCGTTAATTCGGGATCCGCGGAACCTGATCAGGTTAATACCTGCGAAGGGAACAAGAGTAACCACATTGCCTGCCACGGGCTGCCCTTCCAGGCCGCCGCTGTAACCGTAAACGCGCCACGTTGCGGTCGCATGTGGATGAGCATCCGGCTATTACTCCCTGCGAGCTCCAGACAAGCAAATTTTCCTTTAATCAACAGGAACTTGCTATGTCTACAGAACCAACGTCACCTACAGAACCAACTTCGTCTACAGCATCGCGTGTTCTCACAGAACAAACCGCACCCGGTCGCCGAGAACAGCGCGCCGCCGCCCAGCAGTTTATCGCCTCGCTGCGCGGCTCAACCTTTCCTAATTCGCAACGCATTTATCTGACCGGCTCGCGCCCGGACATTCGCGTACCGATGCGGGAGATCCGCTTAAGTCCGACGTTGACAGGCGGCAGCCGTGATAACCCGCACTATGAGCCCAACGAAGCCGTGCCGGTGTATGACACCGCCGGGCCGTATGGCGACCCGGCCATCACCCCCGATGTCCACCGTGGGCTGGCGGCATTGCGCGCCGACTGGATTGCCGAACGCGGCGACACCGAGCCCCTGGCGCACGCCAGCTCCGGTTTCACCCAACAGCGGCTGGCGGATATCGGCCTTGATCATCTGCGTTTTGACCCTCTGACCAAACCGCTGCGCGCCAAAACCGGCCAGTGCGTCACCCAACTGCACTACGCGCGGCGCGGCATTATCACGCCGGAAATGGAATTTATCGCCATCCGTGAAAACATGGGGCGCGAGCGTATTCGCAGCGCCGTGCTGCGCCAGCAGCATCCCGGCCACCACTTTGGCGCTCGCTTGCCAGAGAACATCACGCCAGAGTTCGTGCGCGAGGAAGTGGCCGCCGGGCGCGCGATTATTCCGGCTAACATCAATCACCCGGAATCGGAGCCGATGATTATTGGCCGCAATTTTCTGGTCAAAGTGAACGCCAATATCGGTAACTCTTCGGTCAGTTCCTCGATTGAGGAAGAAGTGGAAAAACTGGTCTGGGCCACGCGCTGGGGCGCAGACACAGTGATGGATCTCTCGACCGGGCGTTATATCCATGAAACCCGCGAATGGATTTTGCGCAACAGCCCGGTGCCGATCGGCACAGTGCCGATTTATCAGGCGCTGGAAAAGGTCAATGGTATTGCGGAAAACCTCACCTGGGAATTGTTCCGCGACACCTTACTCGAGCAGGCCGAACAAGGGGTGGATTACTTCACCATTCACGCCGGTGTACTGCTGCGTTACGTCCCGATGACCGCCAAACGCCTGACCGGTATTGTCTCGCGCGGCGGTTCCATCATGGCGAAATGGTGCCTGTCGCACCATCAGGAGAACTTCCTCTACCAGCATTTCCGCGAAATTTGCGAAATCTGCGCCGCCTATGACGTCGCGCTGTCGCTGGGCGATGGCCTGCGCCCCGGCTCGATTCAGGATGCCAACGACGAGGCGCAGTTTGCCGAGCTGCACACGCTGGGCGAGTTAACCAAAATCGCCTGGGAATACGACGTGCAGGTGATGATAGAAGGCCCCGGTCATGTGCCGATGCAGATGATCCAACGCAATATGACCGAAGAGCTGGAACACTGCCACGAAGCGCCGTTCTACACGCTGGGTCCACTCACCACCGACATCGCCCCCGGCTACGACCATTTCACCTCCGGCATTGGCGCGGCGATGATAGGCTGGTTCGGCTGCGCCATGCTGTGCTACGTCACGCCGAAAGAACATTTGGGGCTGCCGAACAAACACGATGTCAAACAAGGGCTGATCGCTTACAAGATCGCCGCTCACGCCGCTGATTTAGCCAAAGGCCACCCCGGTGCGCAAATCCGCGATAACGCCATGTCCAAGGCGCGCTTTGAATTCCGCTGGGAAGACCAGTTTAATCTGGCGCTCGACCCGGAAACCGCCCGTGCCTACCACGATGAAACCCTGCCGCAGGAATCCGGCAAGGTGGCGCATTTCTGCTCGATGTGCGGGCCAAAATTCTGCTCGATGAAAATAACGCAGGAAGTGCGCGACTACGCCGCCCGCCAGCAAACGCAATCGATAGACGTCGGCATGGCAAACATGTCCGCCGAATTTCGCGCCCGTGGCAGCGAGCTGTACCACAGTGCCGCCGCGACCAGCCTGCCGCAGGAGGAGCGTTGATGAGCCGCGCGTTTCCCGCCACGGATGCCCGACTGGGGCTTTATCCGGTGGTCGATAGCGTGGTGTGGATTGAGCGCCTGCTGGATGCAGGCGTGCGAACCCTCCAGTTGCGTATCAAAGGCCTGCCAGCGGAGCAGGCCGAGCCTGACATTATCCGGGCGATTGCGCTGGGCCACCGGTATCAGGCCCGGCTGTTTATCAATGATTACTGGCAACTGGCGGTGAAGCATCAGGCATATGGCGTACACCTAGGGCAGGAGGATCTCGACACCGCCGATCTGGACGCGATTCGCGCCGCCGGGCTGCGGCTGGGTGTTTCCACCCATGACGACGCCGAACTGGCGCGCGCTATCGCCATCCAGCCCTCTTACATTGCGCTCGGCCACATTTTTCCCACCCAAACCAAAGTGATGCCCTCCGCGCCGCAAGGGGTGGCTGCGCTCACGCGGCAGGTACAGCAACTGGCGGGGCGTATTCCCTGCGTCGCTATCGGCGGCATCAGCCTTGAGCGAGTGCCCGAGGTGCTGGCCAGCGGTGTAGGCAGCATCGCCGTGGTCAGCGCCATCACACAGGCCGCTGACTGGCGTGCCGCTACCGCCACGCTGCGGCATTTAATTGACGGCAAGGAGACCGCCGATGCTCGATGACAATGCTTTTATGCGCTACAGCCGCCAGCTGTTACTGGAAGATATCGGTCAGGACGGGCAGCAAAAACTGGCGGCCGCCCGTGTGCTGTTGGTCGGGCTGGGCGGGCTGGGTTCACCGGCGGCGCTCTATCTGGCCGCCGCTGGCGTTGGCACGCTCACGCTTGCCGACCACGACACGCTGCACCTCTCTAATCTGCAACGCCAAATCCTCTATCGCAGCGCTGACGTGGAGAGCGCCAAAGCAGTGCTGGCGCAGCATGCGCTGCAAGCCCTGAATCCGTTAGTGACAACCCTCGCACTGACCACCCGGCTTGCCGGTGACTCACTTGAGAACGCCGTCGCACAGGCCGATTTGGTGCTGGATTGCTGTGACAACATGGCCACCCGCCATGCGGTTAACGCCGCCTGTGTCGCCGCGCAAAAACCGCTCATCAGCGCCAGCGCCGTAGGGTTTAGCGGCCAGTTGCTGGTGTTGACGCCCCCGTTTCGGCACGGCTGCTACGCCTGCCTCTACCCGGACGCTGACGAACCGCAGCGCAACTGCCGCACGGCGGGCGTGCTCGGCCCGGTCGTCGGCGTAATGGGCACGCTACAGGCGCTGGAGGCCATCAAGTTGTTGTGCGGCCTCCCCTCGCCGCTGGACGGCAAATTACGGCTGTTCGAGGCACGCCAGCAGCAGTGGCACACGCTGCAATTAACGCGCACCCCGGCGTGCCCGGTCTGCGGAGGCGCACATGCACATTCGGCTTAATGACGATGCCCTCACGCTGCCAGACGGCCTAACCGTACAACAGTTACTCGAGCGCCTGGATCGCCTGCAAGCGGGCACGGCGCTGGCTATCAATCACACCATTATTCCCCGTGCTGACTGGGCTCATCACCCGGTGCAGGACGGCGATGACATTTTGCTGTTCCAGGCGATTGCAGGAGGCTGACATGCTACAGATTGCCGAGTACCCTATTTACCTCACGGCTGTTTACCGGCACCGGAAAATTCGCCAATGCATCGCTGATGCAAGAAGCTCTGCGCGCCAGCGGCACGCAACTGGTGACGATGGCGATGAAACGGGTGGATTTAAAAGGCGGCAGCGATGCCATTCTGGCTCCGCTGCGTGAGCTCGGCGTGCGCTTACTGCCAAATACCTCAGGGGCGAAAACCGCTGATGAAGCGCTCTTCGCCGCCCGGCTGGCGCGCGAGGCGCTCGGCACGTCGTGGATAAAACTGGAAATCCACCCGGACATGAAATACCTGCTGCCCGATGCCGTCGAAACCCTGAAAGCGGCGGAACAACTGGTGAAAGAGGGTTTCGTGGTGCTGCCCTATTGCAGCGCCGATCCGGTGCTGTGCAAGCGGCTTGAAGAAGCAGGCTGCGCCGCCGTGATGCCGCTGGGTGCGCCGATTGGCTCGAATCAGGGGCTACAGACGCGGGATTTTCTGCGCATTATTATCGAGCAGGCGCGGGTGCCGGTGGTGGTCGATGCCGGTATCGGCGCGCCCAGCCACGCGGCGCACGCGCTGGAGCTGGGCGCGGATGCGGTGCTGGTCAACACTGCTATCGCCGTGGCGCGCGACCCGGTGCAGATGGCGCACGCCTTCCGGCTGGCGGTCGAGGCCGGTGCGCTGGCGCAACACGCGGGGCTGGGCCGCCGCCAGGCCACAGCCTGCGCCACCAGCCCGCTGACCGGTTTTCTGCGCCAGACGGAGGTGATGCGCTGATGAATGCTTACCTGCAACCGCCGTCATTTACACATGACTGGCAACGCCTTGATTGGCATGAGCTGAGTCTGCGCATCAACAGTAAAAACGACGCCGACGTCGAGCGCGCGCTCAATGCACAGACGCTGACCCGCGATGACATGATGGCGTTGCTCTCGCCCGCCGCCAGCCGCTGGCTGGAACCGCTGGCACAGCGGGCACAGCAGTTGACGCGCCAGCGCTTTGGCAACGCCGTCAGCCTGTATGTGCCGCTGTATCTCTCCAACCTGTGCGCCAACGATTGCACTTACTGTGGCTTCTCGATGAGCAACCACCTTAAGCGCAAAACGCTCAATCAACAGGAGGTGTTACGCGAGTGCGAGGCCATCAAAGCCCTGGGGTTTGACAGCCTGTTGCTGGTGACAGGCGAACACCAGCGTAAAGTCGGCATGGATTATTTCCGCCAGATGCTGCCGCTGATCCGCCCGCATTTCAGTGCGCTGATGATGGAGGTACAGCCGCTATCGCAGGCCGATTACGCCGAGCTAAAAACCCTGGGGCTCGATGGCGTGATGGTGTATCAGGAAACCTATCATTCACCTACGTACGCCCGTCACCACCTGCGCGGCCATAAACAGGACTTCACCTGGCGGCTGGAAACGCCAGACAGACTGGGGCAAGCGGGTATCGATAAAATCGGGCTGGGGGCGCTTATCGGCTTATCGGATAGCTGGCGCACCGACTGTTATATGCTGGCCGAGCACCTGCTCTACTTACAGCAAACCTACTGGCAGAGCCGTTACTCCGTCTCTTTTCCGCGCCTGCGCCCGTGTGCTGGCGGCATCGAACCCGCCTCGCTGATGGATGAAGCGCAACTGATGCAGGTCATCTGCGCGTTCCGGCTGCTGGCACCGGAGGTGGAATTGTCACTTTCTACGCGTGAGTCGCCCCATTTCCGCGACCACATGATCCCGATTGCCATCAACAACGTCAGCGCCTTTTCCAAAACCCAGCCGGGCGGTTACGCCGAGGCTCGCCCGGAGCTCGAGCAATTCACCCCGCACGATGAGCGCACCCCGCACGCGGTGGCGCAAGCCCTTAGCCAATCAGGACTACAGCCAGTCTGGAAGGACTGGGACAGTTATCTGGGCAGAGCGGCAACCTAAACAGCCCGCCGCCTGGTTTATGGCATCCGCACCAGTACGCGCCAGCGCGCGGCTGGTGTTGCCATGCTTGTCATGCACGTATTGTTGCCATGCATTCATGTATCTATTATCTGTTGCGCGCATTACGCGCCTGCCGAGAGCTGCTGCTCAACCGCTGCGCCAATCGCGGCCACCGCCTGTTCAATGGCCGGTGTCATGGGCATGGCATAGCTCAGGCGCAAACAGTGGCGATACTTGCCGGAGGCACAAAACAGCGACCCTTCCGCCACATAGATATTGTGCGCTTTCATCTGCTGGCAAAGGGCAACGGCGTCAAAGGCAGGCGGCATTTCCACCCATAACACAAACCCACCCTGTGGCCGACTGACGCAAATCGTTTCGGGAAAGTAGCGCCGCACCCAGCCGGAAAACAGCGCCAGATTACGCTGGTAGAGCATGCGCATTCGTCTCAAATGGGGTAAGTAGTGCCCCTGCGCGATAAACTCCGCTACCGCAAGCTGCGTGCTCGACACGCTCGAACCGGTGCTGGTGTATTTCATGTGCAGCACCCGGTCGCGATAACGCCCCGGCACCACCCAGCCCACACGCACCCGCCGGCGCCAGCGTTTTAGAAAATGAACTGCACAACAACACACGGCCATCGCGGTCAGCGGACTTTAGCGTGGCAGGTCGCGGGTACTCGTACGCCAGCTCGCCATACACATCATCTTCGATAATGGCGATGTCATAACGCTGCGCCAGTGTTAACAGCGCCCGTTTACGTTCGGGCGGCATCATAAAGCCGAGGGGGTTATTGCAATGCGGCACGGTGATCACCGCCTTGACCGGCCATTGTTCCAGCACCAGCTCCAGCGCGTCCAGATTGATGCCGGTGGTAAAATCTGTCGGAATCTCAATGACTTTTATGTTTAACCCACACAGTATCTGCAAAATTCCGTGAAAAACCGGCGACTCAACCGCAATGATATCGCCCGATTGTGCGACAGCGCGCACCGCGACAGACAGCGCCTCGGTACATCCCGTTGTCACCACAATATCCTCGGCCTGAAGCTGGCAGCCGCTATCGACCATCAGGCGGGCTATCTGCTCGCGCAGTGGCACTGAGCCCGCCAGGTTGTCGTAACTCAGCGCCGCCTCTTGCTGCTTCTGGCCAATGCGCTGCAACTGTTTCCACAGCGGCTTAAGCGTACTTTGCGTGAGATCCGGCGAGCTGCCGCCTAAGGAAAGTACGTCCGGGTCTTGCCGTGCGCTCACCAGTTCTAACACCGCGCCCCATTTTTTCACCTCTACCGGACGCTGCACAGGCCGGGTCATCGAGGGTATTGGCGGCTCGGCTTTACGCGAACGCACGAAATAGCCCGAGCGCGGCAGCGGCACAATCAACTGCTGTTGCTCAAGGCGATAATAAGCCTGCTGTACGGTACTGATACTCACGCCATGCTCCTGGCTAAGTGTACGTACCGAAGGCAAACGCTCGCCGCCACGATACAACCCTTGCTCAATACGCTGCGCCAGCAAGTCAGCCAAATACTGATATCGCGTCATCGTCTGCTGCCCCTTTGATTAGCTACGGTTTATCCATTCCAGCCATTCCAGCATGCTGCCGGTTGGTGCGGCCGCTCCCGACCATACAGTTTACCGATAAAATCGGCATTCAGAGGGTAATAACGGGCATCTGTATGAAAAACAAATCCTGATCCTGCCTCTAAAACAATACAGAAACCTCGGTCATGCTATCAGCCATGGATCACCTGAGGAGAACGCCCATGACACGCACTATTGCTACCGCGATCGTCTCTGCGATTACGCCTGTCCGCCGGTTATTACAACACGCCTGCCAATACTGGCAAGGCCGATACCAGCAAAGACAGACACGACATATCCTGAATAGCTTGACTGATCATCAGCTTAAAGACATTGGGCTGACGCGCGAAACAATTCAGTTGCGTTATTCAAACGGCGCGAAGAGAGCGAGGGCCTCCGCGATAGTGAATCACCACACCATCTGTCAGACCTCTTTAAACCATAAAGCAGACTGCCGGAACAGTGACAGATAGCACCGGAAAGGCTCATTCAGGGGCCCTGACCTCACTATCTGTATTTTTTAAAAGTTACTTTTTCTCTCTGTATCGAAAGGGGAGAAGCCTGAAATAACGCGGAAGAAGGAAGCCATGATGACGCACTCACGCTTTCAATCGGGAAAAAAACACGGGCTACTCCAGCGCGTCAGCCAATGCTGGCAGCGCTGGCGTCAGCGCTGCCAGGCGCGGAAGACATTGCAACGCCTGAACAATAACCAACTGGAAGATATCGGATTGACGCGTCGGGACGTGGATTCGTTGCGTTAACCGCTGCAACCGGGCGCAGAGAGCGGCGGGAAAACGTGCTGGTCGGGAACACGAGCGAAGCGTATCGCAAAAAAAATGTCATCGCGCCATGAGCCGGACGATAGATTGCGCGCCGCTACGCACCGTGCGACACGGCGGGTCGCACGCCCAGCCCTTGCGCATTAGAGTGGCGGTGCTGATACAGCCAGAGCCTGCGCCTTCCATCGGCTCTGCCGCCACCCAGCCAGCATGGATGCAAAAAGGCGTGCTGACTGTCACCTCGTGTCGGGCTACTCGGTCGGGTAGCCCGGCATCGCCCAGACCGAAGGCCAGTCTTTTCTCCTGGCACAGATATTGGAAAATCGATAGTCCACTGGCTGGAAAGTGCTACCGTCAAACATCCATCTCGCGCTTTCACCAAGATTACAGACCGTGTTCCCTTGAACTGTATGAGACAATATTCCGGTTTTCTCGTCATACTCAACATTCATAAGTGTCGTAGCCGTGTCCGCCATGTTAACCAGCACATTTTTGTCCCAGTCAAAAATCAGTAGCGTTAACAAGCTGGCTGCCTGTGGGCGAAGTTGTGAGGTAATGAAGAGCTCATTACTGATCTGGATTGCCCCAGGAGGGCATGTAAAGATCACTAACGCCAACTCGCGGGTTAATGCGATGGCTCTTGGATTTGCAGTTATGTTTTTATCGCGTTGATCACAATGTGCATTTTCTAATTTATCCTTCTGCGCCTCGCCGACCGCAGCCGCCAATGCGACCGCATCACTCAGCGGTGATGGCTGACGATAGGTAATGTCAACCTGTTGCCCGGTAGGCACTGGCGGGACCTGCGAAACCTCGCCTTCACCGACATTCAGCAACGCACTGCGGTTCTTTAACCGGCCTTGCCGCTCATCCGCCAGTAGCAGCGCCGCACTCAGGCCATTTAGCGACACCACATCTCCATCCTCAACTTCCTGAGTAGTGGGCTGTTCAACCAACGCCAATTGCTGCGCGTTTCTCGCCGCCTGAATAAACCGTTGAATTACCTCTAACCTGGTGGTATAGCGATAGAACTTGCCATCACTATCGGATTCGTTATCAATCTGCCAGTCGGCGGCATCAAGCGGAAACGGCGTGCCGTCCAGATAGACGGCCTGCTGATCGGGTTTTAACAGGATGGACAGGGAAATCTTTCCTGAAGCACCTGCATCACGCTTGAGGATCACATATTGATAACCGTCTCTCTCAGAGTAATTATTGAGCTGACAGGTATTCAAGTTGTTACACGTCACTTGCCAATCTTTAAATTCTTTCTGTACCGGAACAAGATACCCTAGAATTTTAGCCTCTGCCGCGCAGGCGCTACCAGACAGCAACGACAGCACCACACCCCAAAACAGGCTTTTCAAAAATTGCATATCCATATCCCTTCAAATCACGGCTCCACTACTCGCAAAACGTGATGATCCTTTAAGAGGTAGATAACGATAGGAAAAAAGGGGCTACATAAAAAATAGCCCACAACAACATCGTGTCGGGCTACTCGGTCGGGTAGCCCGGCATCGCCCAGACCGAAGGCCAATCTCCCGGTTGCCCACCGTTACATTCCGGTTGATAGTTATAGGCGACCAGTTGAAAAGTCTTACCATCAAATACCCATTGCCCGCTCTCGCCGCAGTCAGCAATGCCACGGCCTTTCACCGAGTGATACAACATGCCGCTTTCCGGGTCATAATCGGCTTCGGTAAACCAGCGAATCTTCTCTTCACGGCTGTTCAACGGGCGGATAGGCCTGGTCAGCTCCAGCAATTGCGCGGCCTGCGGGTTATTACGCGGCGTAATAAACAGCAGGCTGGAGGATTGATACGCGCCTACGCCACAGTTGAGCATCACCAGCGCCAGATCATGCGTCAGCGGCTCGACTTCGCTTAACTGGCGGGCTTCTTTGCTCAACCCGCAATCTTCCTCTTCCAGCAGCGTTTTTTTCGCCTTGATCACCGCATTAATCAAGGCCTTACCATTGGTTAACGGCGGTGGTTGGGTATAGGCGGGGTGAATCTCTTGTCCTATCGGCGCAGCGGGAACCTGTGATACATCGCCATTGCCCACTTTCAGCAACGCACTGCGGTTATCCAACCGTCCCTGACGCTCATCCACAAATAGCAGTGCCGCATTGAGTCCATTCAGTGAAATCGACTCATCCTGATTACTTCCTTGCGCGCTCGCCTCGGAGAGCGTCAGGCGCTTGGCATTTTTCGCCGCCTGAACAAATTGCTGGATGACATCCAGTTGCTCGGTATGAACATAGAATGCGCCTTCTTCCTCATCCGTCTGCCAGGCGGGTTGAGCGAGGGCAAAACGCGCGTCGTCGAGATACAACGCCTGGCGCTTATCCGCCAGATCAAAATCCAGCGAGATCTTCCCCTGCGCCCCCGCCTCACGTTTGAGCGTCACGCGCAAGTAGGGGTCGTTATTCCTGATGTCGCAGTCATTGAGGTTATTGCAGGTCACTTGCCAGTGCCTGAACACTTTCTGCACCGGTGCTGGATAACCCGCAGGCATTTCACCGGCGCTGAACGCACTCGCGGACAGCATGCCCAGCACCATGCCTGAAAGTATGATGTTAAATCGCATCGGATATTCCTTATAAGACACCCATGCTGATGTTATAGCGCACATTATATCACCCGCACGTCTCTCCCATTCACATCACAGCCCACTGTAGCAGAGACGGCCACCCTTCTTTTTAAACCGTTACCGACATCAAAGAAAGACAAGGAAGTGAAATAAGAGGATAAAAAAAACCGCACCTTTGACAAGGCGCGGTTTTTTCATTTATAGCCCGTTACAGGATAGCCTGTTACGTGACAGCCTGTAACGGCGGCGTGACCAACGATTACTCGTCGTCGCTACCACCCAGACCGGCATTCAGCAACTCGGCCAGGTTAGCAGAGGCTTCCTCTGCGCTCACCTGAGGAGCTGACTGCACTTCGCCCGCCTGACGGCGACGCATGCGATCCTGATGATACGCATAACCCGTACCGGCCGGAATCAGACGACCGACGATGACGTTCTCTTTCAGGCCACGCAGTTCATCACGTTTACCGGCAACGGCTGCTTCCGTCAACACGCGCGTCGTTTCCTGGAACGATGCCGCAGAGATGAAGGATTCGGTAGCCAGCGACGCTTTGGTGATACCCAGCAGGTCGCGGCTGTAAGTTGCCGAGATCTTGCCGTCTGCTTCCAACTGACGGTTCGCTATCTTGATGCGTGACATCTCGACCTGCTCACCTTCCAGGAACTCAGAGCTGCCTGGGTTAACGATGGTGCCTTTACGCAACATCTGACGAACGATAACTTCGATGTGTTTATCGTTAATCTTAACGCCCTGCAAGCGGTAAACTTCCTGCACTTCGTTGGTGATGTAACGCGTCACCGCGTGAACACCACGCAGGCGCAGAATGTCATGCGGAGATTCTGGGCCGTCGGAAATCACGTCACCGCGTTCCACACGTTCGCCTTCGAACACGTTAAGCTGACGCCATTTCGGGATCATCTCTTCGTACGGATCGCTGCCATCAACCGGCGTGATCACCAGACGACGCTTGCCTTTGGTCTCTTTACCGAACGATACCACGCCGCTGATTTCAGCCAGGATAGCAGGCTCTTTCGGACGACGGGCTTCGAACAGA is a window from the Dickeya lacustris genome containing:
- the hemE gene encoding uroporphyrinogen decarboxylase, which produces MTDLKNDRYLRALLRQPVDVTPVWMMRQAGRYLPEYRATRAQAGDFMSLCKNAELACEVTLQPLRRYALDAAILFSDILTVPDAMGLGLYFEAGEGPRFTSPVTCRADVEKLPVPDPEQELGYVMNAVRTIRRNLAGAVPLIGFSGSPWTLATYMVEGGSSKAFTVIKKMMFAEPQTLHLLLDKLADSVTLYLNAQIRSGAQAVMIFDTWGGALSGAAYREFSLHYMHKIVDGLQREHEGRRVPVTLFTKGGGQWLEAMADTGCDALGLDWTTDIAEARRRVGHRVALQGNMDPSMLYAPAARIEQEVASILAGFGAGDGHVFNLGHGIHQDVPPEHAGAFVEAVHRLSAPYHQDNA
- the nudC gene encoding NAD(+) diphosphatase; this encodes MDVALKGDEQGWWVVYHQHQIWLPQGELPQGTAAQWQLQQCTARQVGEWQGEPVWLVLQERAREMGSVRQLLSQDAGLFQLAGRAVQLAEFYRSHRFCGYCGHTMTASTKELACLCPQCKERYYPQIAPCVIVAIRHHDKILLAQHLRHKGNMYTVLAGFVEVGETLEQAAMREVMEESQIRIKNLRYVCSQPWPFPHSLMTAFMADYDGGELKHDPSELRAAGWFRYDDLPELPPPGTVARRLIEDTVVLCRDMAQ
- the thiC gene encoding phosphomethylpyrimidine synthase ThiC; its protein translation is MSTEPTSPTEPTSSTASRVLTEQTAPGRREQRAAAQQFIASLRGSTFPNSQRIYLTGSRPDIRVPMREIRLSPTLTGGSRDNPHYEPNEAVPVYDTAGPYGDPAITPDVHRGLAALRADWIAERGDTEPLAHASSGFTQQRLADIGLDHLRFDPLTKPLRAKTGQCVTQLHYARRGIITPEMEFIAIRENMGRERIRSAVLRQQHPGHHFGARLPENITPEFVREEVAAGRAIIPANINHPESEPMIIGRNFLVKVNANIGNSSVSSSIEEEVEKLVWATRWGADTVMDLSTGRYIHETREWILRNSPVPIGTVPIYQALEKVNGIAENLTWELFRDTLLEQAEQGVDYFTIHAGVLLRYVPMTAKRLTGIVSRGGSIMAKWCLSHHQENFLYQHFREICEICAAYDVALSLGDGLRPGSIQDANDEAQFAELHTLGELTKIAWEYDVQVMIEGPGHVPMQMIQRNMTEELEHCHEAPFYTLGPLTTDIAPGYDHFTSGIGAAMIGWFGCAMLCYVTPKEHLGLPNKHDVKQGLIAYKIAAHAADLAKGHPGAQIRDNAMSKARFEFRWEDQFNLALDPETARAYHDETLPQESGKVAHFCSMCGPKFCSMKITQEVRDYAARQQTQSIDVGMANMSAEFRARGSELYHSAAATSLPQEER
- the thiE gene encoding thiamine phosphate synthase gives rise to the protein MSRAFPATDARLGLYPVVDSVVWIERLLDAGVRTLQLRIKGLPAEQAEPDIIRAIALGHRYQARLFINDYWQLAVKHQAYGVHLGQEDLDTADLDAIRAAGLRLGVSTHDDAELARAIAIQPSYIALGHIFPTQTKVMPSAPQGVAALTRQVQQLAGRIPCVAIGGISLERVPEVLASGVGSIAVVSAITQAADWRAATATLRHLIDGKETADAR
- a CDS encoding HesA/MoeB/ThiF family protein encodes the protein MLDDNAFMRYSRQLLLEDIGQDGQQKLAAARVLLVGLGGLGSPAALYLAAAGVGTLTLADHDTLHLSNLQRQILYRSADVESAKAVLAQHALQALNPLVTTLALTTRLAGDSLENAVAQADLVLDCCDNMATRHAVNAACVAAQKPLISASAVGFSGQLLVLTPPFRHGCYACLYPDADEPQRNCRTAGVLGPVVGVMGTLQALEAIKLLCGLPSPLDGKLRLFEARQQQWHTLQLTRTPACPVCGGAHAHSA
- the thiS gene encoding sulfur carrier protein ThiS, which gives rise to MHIRLNDDALTLPDGLTVQQLLERLDRLQAGTALAINHTIIPRADWAHHPVQDGDDILLFQAIAGG